A stretch of the Drosophila sulfurigaster albostrigata strain 15112-1811.04 chromosome 2L, ASM2355843v2, whole genome shotgun sequence genome encodes the following:
- the LOC133835394 gene encoding uncharacterized protein LOC133835394, which translates to MNDIELIKLIENYPILYDKDSARSVKNAANKDAAWKTISQQLGASERACITRWKSIRDRFGKEFRRFQEHPEHPTYWDMFPHLLFLKNHYKHGQVKHESLDNMKFEPRHRKPRRPRLETEQERKQKEEECEEDPEDIELCLQLIELVKMHPVLYDRHKIRNSKNLSAKNDAWRAISEQLNESEKLCYNRWKKLRDRFAREYRNHQINQSTPISWRYFNELLFLGRHFRKGVPLIIENIKKRGRPPKYAQCQQQQRPPNTVTGLQIEAGEQIWGADYPYSTDNDPEEDELAYEDPDDIEVVSEPEEGVAFVQMELSMDQEQHLPQQYIEEVPAESLEPQQQLHVTTTTMPAIVASVDNIPLNNKEQLTTADSSASAFIESVVDEDEEEEDAAPTAEKLIGAVISNMETVLQQSKDCLQVIQQAASTSTQSNNSLLSKVQMLLDGLSAEQRRQAERKIVHFLCECQIKTLDGQEIEDVAPCHIFN; encoded by the exons atgaacgaCATTGAGTTGATCAAGTTGATAGAAAACTATCCCATACTCTATGACAAGGACAGTGCGCGCAGTGTCAAGAATGCTGCCAACAAGGACGCCGCCTGGAAAACCATTTCCCAGCAGTTGGGCGCTAGTGAAAGAGCCTGTATAACGCGCTGGAAAAGCATCCGGGATCGCTTCGGCAAGGAGTTCCGACGTTTTCAGGAGCATCCTGAGCATCCCACGTATTGGGACATGTTTCCCCACCTGCTCTTCCTTAAGAATCACTATAAACACGGTCAGGTAAAACATGAATCGCTCGACAATATGAAATTCGAGCCAAGGCATCGAAAACCGCGTCGTCCACGCTTAGAGACCGAGCAGGAGAGgaagcagaaggaggaggagtGCGAGGAGGATCCAGAAGATATCGAGCTGTGTCTGCAGCTGATTGAACTGGTCAAAATGCATCCAGTATTGTACGATCGACATAAAATAAGGAACTCCAAGAATCTCTCGGCCAAAAATGATGCTTGGCGTGCCATCTCCGAGCAACTGAACGAGTCAG AAAAACTGTGTTATAATCGCTGGAAAAAGCTGCGTGATCGCTTTGCACGGGAATATCGCAACcatcaaataaatcaatcaacGCCCATCTCCTGGCGCTATTTCAATGAACTGCTCTTTCTGGGGCGGCATTTTCGCAAAGGAGTCCCACTGATCATTGAGAATATTAAGAAACGCGGACGTCCGCCTAAATATGCTcaatgccagcagcagcaacgtccGCCCAACACTGTTACAGGTCTTCAGATTGAAGCTGGTGAACAAATTTGGGGTGCTGATTATCCATATAGCACGGACAACGACCCTGAGGAGGATGAGCTGGCGTATGAGGATCCGGATGACATTGAAGTTGTGTCCGAGCCGGAGGAAGGCGTTGCTTTTGTGCAAATGGAGTTGTCTATGGACCAGGAGCAGCATCTGCCACAGCAATATATCGAAGAAGTACCTGCCGAATCTCTggagccacaacagcaactccaTGTGACAACCACAACCATGCCCGCCATAGTCGCCAGCGTCGACAACATTCCCCTGAACAACAAGGAACAACTAACAACAGCTGATTCATCTGCGTCTGCTTTCATAGAAAGTGTCGTggatgaagatgaagaggaggaggatgcTGCGCCTACTGCTGAGAAATTAATTGGTGCCGTCATCAGCAACATGGAGACGGTGTTGCAGCAGTCCAAGGATTGCCTTCAAGTCATACAACAGGCTGCCTCAACATCCACGCAATCTAACAATAGCCTGTTGAGCAAAGTGCAAATGCTGCTAGATGGTTTGAGTGCCGAGCAGCGCCGACAGGCTGAGCGAAAAATTGTGCACTTCCTTTGCGAGTGTCAAATAAAAACGCTCGATGGTCAAGAAATTGAGGATGTGGCACCATGCCACATATTCAATTGA
- the LOC133835442 gene encoding actin-related protein 2/3 complex subunit 2 → MILLEINNRIIEETLLVKYRNAQAGLKQESIDIRIADFDGVLYHISNVNGDKTKVRISISLKFYKQLQEHGADELLKREYGNLLTDTEEGYNVSVLINLEEIPEDWEQVAKKIGLLKRNCFASVFEKYFDYQEQGEEGQKRAVINYRNDETLYVEAKPDRVTVVFSTIFKDEDDVIIGKVFMQELREGRRASHTAPQVLFSHREPPLELANSDARVGDNIGYVTFVLFPRHTNKETRDNTINLIHMFRDYLHYHIKCSKAYIHSRMRAKTSDFLKVLNRARPELKKIEKKTITGRTFIRKE, encoded by the exons ATGATATTGCTGGAAATCAATAATCGCATTATTGAGGAAACACTCCTGGTCAAATACCGCAATGCTCAAGCAGG aCTCAAACAAGAATCGATTGATATACGAATAGCAGACTTTGACGGTGTTCTATATCATATTTCTAATGTGAATGGCGATAAAACAAAAGTGCGA ATTAGCATTTCGCTCAAGTTCTACAAACAGCTGCAAGAACATGGAGCAGATGAGCTCCTTAAACGGGAATATGGAAATTTGCTGACTGATACGGAAGAAG GTTATAACGTTTCTGTACTTATTAATCTGGAGGAAATACCCGAAGATTGGGAGCAGGTTGCAAAGAAAATTGGACTGCTAAAGCGCAACTGTTTTGCGTCAGTTTTCGAGAAGTATTTCGATTACCAAGAACAGGGCGAAGAAGGCCAGAAGCGAGCAGTTATCAACTATCGCAACGATGAAACACT CTATGTAGAGGCAAAGCCTGATCGCGTCACCGTTGTCTTCAGCACCATCTTTAAGGACGAAGACGATGTCATCATTGGCAAGGTATTCATGCAGGAATTGAGAGAGGGACGCCGTGCATCGCATACAGCGCCACAAGTGCTTTTCTCGCATCGCGAGCCTCCTTTGGAACTGGCCAACAGCGATGCCAGAGTTGGCGACAACATTGGATACGTTACATTCG TGCTATTCCCTCGTCATACCAATAAGGAAACGCGGGATAATACTATCAATTTAATACACATGTTCCGAGATTACTTGCATTATCACATTAAG TGTTCAAAGGCGTACATTCATTCACGGATGCGTGCAAAAACCTCAGACTTCCTTAAGGTGCTAAACCGTGCGAGGCCCgagttaaaaaaaatcgaaaagaagACTATAAC GGGGAGAACATTCATACGCAAGGAATGA
- the LOC133835475 gene encoding transmembrane inner ear expressed protein yields the protein MDDNGIPYAMDPKEAWLEKITFGGFRRWHIIAAVLGILMSIMIMVCCCIRFRIPRTKQEIEADYQRKQITKKFREKLQQIKNSEMDDMDLQKVCVRIQSDYLNLEASRESMNEKQNVKFKI from the exons ATGGACGACAATGGGATTCCTTATGCCATGGATCCCAAGGAAGCGTGGCTGGAAAAGATAACATTCGGTGGATTCCGTCGCTGGCATATTATAGCTGCAGTGCTGGGCATACTGATGAGTATTA TGATTATGGTCTGTTGCTGCATAAGATTTCGTATACCTCGCACTAAACAGGAAATCGAAGCGGATTATCAACGGAAACAGATCACCAAAAAGTTTCGCGAGAAACTGCAACAGATTAAAAACTCCGAAATGGATGACATGGATCTGCAAAAAG TTTGCGTGCGCATACAAAGCGATTACCTGAATTTGGAGGCCAGCAGAGAGAGCATGAACGAGAAGCAGaatgttaaatttaagatCTAA